The following coding sequences are from one Mesorhizobium onobrychidis window:
- a CDS encoding formate--tetrahydrofolate ligase — protein sequence MAEVKSDIEIARAADKKQIQAIGQKIGIPSEHLLPYGHDKAKISAEFIKSVKANKDGKLILVTAINPTPAGEGKTTTTVGLGDGLNRIGKKAIVCIREASLGPNFGVKGGAAGGGYAQVVPMEDMNLHFTGDFHAITTAHNLLSALIDNHIYWGNDLGIDIRRVVWRRVMDMNDRALREIICSLGGVANGFPREGGFDITVASEVMAILCLATDLKDLEKRLGDIIVAYRRDKSAVYARDLKADGAMAVLLKDAMQPNLVQTLENNPAFVHGGPFANIAHGCNSVVATTTALKLADYVVTEAGFGADLGAEKFFDIKCRKAGLKPAAAVIVATVRAMKMNGGVKKEDLGKENVEAVKKGCANLGRHVENIRQFGVPAVVAINHFYSDTDAEIQAMKDYVASMGEEAILCKHWAKGSAGIEELAGRVVALAESGASQFAPLYPDAMPLFEKINTIVQRIYRGSEAIADKSVRDQLHAWEHAGYGHLPVCMAKTQYSFSTDPNLRGAPTGHTVPVREVRLSAGAGFIVVICGEVMTMPGLPKAPSSEKIFLNEMGQIEGLF from the coding sequence ATGGCCGAAGTGAAGTCCGACATCGAGATCGCGCGCGCCGCCGACAAGAAGCAGATCCAGGCGATCGGCCAGAAGATCGGCATTCCGAGCGAGCATCTTTTGCCTTACGGCCACGACAAGGCGAAGATCTCGGCCGAGTTCATCAAGTCGGTGAAGGCAAACAAGGACGGCAAGCTGATCCTCGTCACCGCCATCAACCCGACGCCGGCCGGCGAAGGTAAGACGACGACGACGGTGGGCCTCGGCGACGGTCTCAACCGCATTGGCAAGAAGGCCATCGTCTGCATCCGCGAGGCCTCGCTAGGCCCGAATTTCGGCGTCAAGGGCGGTGCAGCCGGCGGCGGCTATGCGCAGGTCGTGCCGATGGAGGACATGAACCTCCACTTCACCGGCGATTTCCATGCCATCACCACGGCGCATAATCTGCTTTCGGCGCTGATCGACAACCACATCTACTGGGGCAACGACCTCGGCATCGACATCCGCCGCGTCGTCTGGCGCCGCGTCATGGACATGAACGACCGGGCCCTGCGCGAGATCATCTGCTCGCTCGGCGGCGTCGCCAACGGCTTTCCGCGCGAGGGTGGCTTCGACATCACCGTCGCCTCGGAAGTCATGGCGATCCTGTGCCTTGCCACCGACCTGAAGGACCTGGAAAAGCGCCTCGGCGACATCATCGTCGCCTACCGCCGCGACAAGTCGGCCGTCTACGCCCGCGACCTCAAGGCCGACGGCGCCATGGCGGTGCTGCTGAAGGACGCCATGCAGCCCAACCTGGTGCAGACGCTGGAGAACAACCCGGCCTTCGTCCATGGCGGCCCCTTCGCCAACATCGCGCATGGCTGCAACTCGGTCGTCGCCACCACGACGGCGCTAAAACTTGCCGACTATGTCGTCACCGAAGCCGGTTTTGGCGCCGATCTCGGTGCCGAAAAATTCTTCGACATCAAGTGCCGCAAGGCCGGGCTGAAGCCGGCGGCAGCCGTCATCGTCGCCACCGTGCGCGCCATGAAGATGAATGGCGGCGTCAAGAAGGAAGACCTCGGTAAGGAGAATGTCGAGGCGGTGAAGAAGGGCTGCGCCAATCTCGGCCGTCACGTCGAGAATATCAGGCAGTTCGGCGTGCCGGCGGTGGTCGCCATCAACCATTTCTATTCCGATACCGATGCTGAAATCCAGGCGATGAAGGACTACGTCGCCTCGATGGGCGAAGAGGCGATCCTGTGCAAGCACTGGGCCAAGGGATCGGCCGGCATCGAGGAGCTCGCCGGCAGGGTGGTGGCGCTTGCCGAATCCGGCGCGTCGCAGTTTGCGCCGCTCTATCCCGACGCCATGCCGCTGTTCGAGAAGATCAACACCATCGTCCAGCGCATCTATCGCGGTTCCGAAGCGATCGCCGACAAGTCGGTGCGCGACCAGCTCCACGCCTGGGAGCACGCCGGCTACGGCCACCTGCCGGTCTGCATGGCCAAGACGCAATATTCGTTCTCGACCGACCCGAACCTGCGCGGCGCGCCGACCGGCCACACCGTGCCGGTGCGCGAGGTCAGGCTGTCTGCCGGCGCCGGCTTCATCGTCGTCATCTGCGGCGAGGTCATGACCATGCCTGGCCTGCCCAAGGCGCCGTCTTCGGAAAAGATATTCCTGAACGAGATGGGCCAGATCGAAGGTCTGTTCTGA
- a CDS encoding ester cyclase — protein sequence MDIREVARNFYATIDTQDWDKLSSLVSPDLAVHLASANPIGFDDWRKSLTEFFVGFPDGHHVIDDFVSDADKVVTRGRFQGTHTGIFHGVEPSGNCVSVGVIHIDRLENGIVVEHFGQLDGLGLMHQIGAF from the coding sequence ATGGATATCCGGGAAGTTGCTCGAAACTTCTATGCCACGATCGACACGCAAGACTGGGACAAACTGTCCAGCCTGGTCTCTCCAGATCTCGCCGTTCATCTCGCCAGCGCCAACCCGATTGGCTTCGACGACTGGCGCAAATCGCTGACCGAGTTCTTTGTTGGATTCCCGGACGGACATCACGTCATCGACGACTTTGTCAGCGATGCCGACAAGGTGGTGACGCGCGGCCGCTTTCAGGGTACGCACACCGGCATCTTCCATGGCGTCGAACCGAGCGGAAATTGCGTGTCGGTTGGGGTGATTCACATTGATCGGCTTGAGAACGGCATCGTGGTCGAGCATTTCGGTCAACTTGACGGCTTGGGGCTGATGCACCAGATCGGCGCATTCTAG
- a CDS encoding DUF2333 family protein, giving the protein MLDPIVNFFTRIFQWIGRGIGFAIGVILWPFMWAGRWYTQRGWILKAVLGLALLMLIGLYGYFIWNTQVWSNFNPAYAEAYNFTQPAGTAPAQPAPSATGETAGVEGEVKTCTNSAIVQVAADLIDFNVNENAWISSMILYKLGFFGMDWDRTPFLDNKASFQRGVNQAIRRTAVELVDTLGRVRGTSQIDQNLQDARGAITFDEETWYFGFRPFGPKTPTPSFYRTAASSLRAFNDRLMKCEVVFNARADNLLQFVDRIASDIGSTSDMIRDRSQNFNSGWFDTRADDRFWFAYGQLYGYYGILTAAHHDFQQILDNRGLTPLWNSVEGQLKGALAIQPLIISNGREDGWIMPTHLTTMGFYVLRVRSNLVEVRSVLDR; this is encoded by the coding sequence ATGCTTGATCCGATCGTGAATTTCTTCACACGGATTTTCCAGTGGATCGGCCGCGGTATCGGCTTCGCCATCGGCGTGATCCTGTGGCCGTTCATGTGGGCTGGGCGCTGGTACACGCAGCGCGGCTGGATCCTGAAGGCGGTGCTCGGCCTCGCTCTGCTCATGCTGATCGGCCTCTACGGCTACTTCATCTGGAACACGCAGGTCTGGAGCAATTTCAATCCCGCTTATGCGGAGGCGTATAATTTCACGCAGCCGGCCGGAACCGCCCCGGCGCAGCCCGCTCCTTCTGCCACCGGGGAAACCGCTGGCGTCGAGGGAGAGGTCAAGACCTGCACCAACTCGGCCATTGTCCAGGTCGCAGCCGACCTCATCGATTTCAACGTCAACGAGAACGCCTGGATCTCGTCGATGATACTCTACAAGCTCGGGTTCTTCGGCATGGACTGGGACCGCACGCCGTTTCTCGACAACAAGGCCTCCTTCCAGCGCGGCGTCAATCAGGCCATCCGGCGCACCGCGGTCGAGCTTGTCGACACGCTGGGCCGCGTCCGCGGCACCAGCCAGATCGACCAGAACCTGCAGGATGCGCGCGGCGCGATCACCTTCGACGAGGAAACCTGGTATTTCGGCTTCAGGCCCTTTGGTCCGAAAACCCCGACGCCGAGTTTCTATCGCACGGCGGCGAGCAGCCTTCGCGCCTTCAACGACCGGCTCATGAAGTGCGAGGTTGTCTTCAACGCGCGCGCCGACAATCTGCTGCAGTTCGTCGACCGGATCGCGAGTGACATAGGCTCGACGTCGGACATGATCCGCGACCGTTCGCAGAACTTCAACAGCGGCTGGTTCGACACGCGCGCTGACGACCGCTTCTGGTTCGCCTACGGCCAGCTCTACGGCTATTACGGCATCCTGACGGCGGCGCATCACGACTTCCAGCAGATCCTCGACAATCGCGGCCTCACACCACTGTGGAACAGCGTGGAAGGCCAGCTCAAGGGGGCGCTCGCCATCCAGCCTTTGATCATCTCCAACGGCCGCGAGGATGGCTGGATCATGCCCACCCACCTCACCACGATGGGTTTTTATGTGCTTAGGGTGCGATCGAACCTCGTCGAGGTCAGGTCCGTTCTGGATCGGTGA
- a CDS encoding DUF6638 family protein codes for MAKSSDLLRENELIYGRLLTIDEPHLIQRYNKALVAFGLKPTKLKSFEIDRTGFSPQVAEECGDYNYLDPNEINRRFIILTPSQIDLPVVHTAFSNTSQLMFEFMSTNQRAIDALTIKDVIYGEIEDSVPKVDDIEDLLSINQVEFKVLSAEDVLGKAAELGKLVDQLKQEPDAWRDSAMLTRMVELAKVCGDIRENALVPDQVIFRHSAYWTSHFGGLYVFIDPDMTTVISDPAAPGFRRSRPWQVSYLSINDADRVFKFLAATGRIELPRASWIETSGYLEHRAEMVVRALIRDAEPDRNLTDVDKVWLQTWIHGHADLITRDGNFPFLNAAKREIAHLGYLKIEDVFPQQRFLAIRAKPGHPDAWLTNQLISDFVPQDFVSRYVFNKPGFYRDYDGFSDAWRSHVVDVLKTTYLKDKVAFRTRLYGLTD; via the coding sequence ATGGCCAAATCATCCGATCTGCTGCGCGAGAACGAGCTGATCTACGGCCGGCTGCTGACCATCGACGAGCCGCATCTCATCCAGCGCTACAACAAGGCTTTGGTCGCCTTCGGCCTGAAGCCGACGAAGCTGAAAAGCTTCGAGATCGACCGCACCGGCTTCTCGCCGCAGGTGGCCGAGGAATGCGGCGACTATAACTACCTCGATCCCAACGAGATCAACCGCCGTTTCATCATCCTGACCCCGTCGCAGATCGACCTGCCGGTGGTGCACACCGCCTTTTCCAACACCTCGCAACTGATGTTCGAGTTCATGTCGACGAACCAGCGCGCCATCGACGCGCTGACCATCAAGGATGTCATCTACGGCGAGATCGAGGATTCGGTCCCCAAGGTCGACGATATCGAGGATCTGCTGTCGATCAACCAGGTCGAGTTCAAGGTGCTGTCGGCGGAGGACGTGCTCGGCAAGGCCGCCGAACTCGGCAAGCTCGTCGACCAGCTGAAGCAGGAGCCGGACGCCTGGCGCGACAGCGCCATGCTCACCCGCATGGTGGAGCTTGCCAAGGTCTGCGGCGACATCCGCGAGAACGCGCTGGTGCCGGATCAGGTGATCTTTCGCCACAGCGCCTATTGGACCAGCCATTTCGGCGGGCTCTATGTGTTCATCGACCCTGATATGACGACGGTGATCAGCGACCCGGCAGCACCCGGCTTCCGCCGCTCGCGACCGTGGCAGGTAAGCTACCTCTCGATCAATGATGCCGACAGGGTGTTCAAATTCCTCGCCGCAACCGGCCGCATCGAACTGCCGCGTGCGTCATGGATCGAAACATCAGGCTATCTCGAACATCGCGCCGAGATGGTGGTGCGCGCGCTGATCCGCGACGCCGAGCCCGACCGCAATCTGACGGATGTCGACAAGGTCTGGCTGCAGACCTGGATCCACGGCCATGCCGACCTGATCACCAGGGACGGCAATTTTCCGTTTCTCAACGCAGCAAAGCGCGAGATCGCTCACCTCGGCTATCTCAAGATCGAGGACGTGTTCCCGCAGCAGCGTTTCCTGGCGATCCGGGCCAAGCCTGGCCATCCCGACGCCTGGCTGACCAACCAGCTGATCTCGGATTTCGTGCCGCAGGACTTCGTATCGCGCTACGTCTTCAACAAACCGGGCTTCTACCGGGACTATGACGGCTTCAGCGACGCCTGGCGATCGCATGTTGTGGACGTTCTGAAAACCACATATCTGAAAGACAAAGTGGCGTTTCGCACACGCCTCTACGGCCTTACCGATTGA
- a CDS encoding endonuclease domain-containing protein translates to MRGGNEPKVAKARQLRKVKNDAEEKLWSELRARRLNGHKFVRQLPIGPYFADFACREANLVVEVDGSQHANRSQDRYRDETMNRNGWSVLRVWHADVLASRTSVLDTIVAVLDGRLHERMIAVDAKFLPSTAAGKE, encoded by the coding sequence ATGCGTGGTGGAAACGAGCCGAAAGTTGCGAAGGCCCGGCAACTTCGGAAAGTTAAAAACGACGCCGAGGAAAAACTGTGGAGCGAACTGCGCGCACGGAGATTGAATGGCCATAAATTTGTTCGTCAACTGCCAATCGGTCCGTATTTTGCAGACTTCGCCTGCCGTGAAGCCAATCTGGTTGTGGAAGTTGATGGAAGCCAGCATGCAAATCGATCTCAGGATCGGTACAGGGACGAAACGATGAACCGGAACGGCTGGTCGGTATTGAGAGTGTGGCACGCCGATGTCCTGGCAAGTCGCACAAGCGTCCTGGATACGATCGTGGCGGTCCTGGACGGTCGACTGCATGAAAGGATGATCGCTGTCGACGCGAAATTTCTGCCTTCGACAGCTGCAGGAAAAGAATGA
- a CDS encoding ATP-binding protein — MDTGLTTISEAAIEKHRATAQSFITRIVVLEDPSRESGTALAGTNRRFVSTVSVGSVRRTREVDLSKTVAAVHPDDQLLSIAQHMLLFRTRRGLAIALAIADVFAEGSDLESLKAKNARAPLEGDEAATFKKLLSASAYISAFSLASYLFQLIDSDGEAPNDTPEPDFLFDTPQDAVKSIVAGLDRAISGAKDDADLMTRARAFARVAIDGLLARKGRFDGIGPFENAHIRIDVDDFTLDGFDVAPGKRSKPLVMTFKKPEEVVGNHIAKYQSVKLAKMLMAYDFERELNPFVELGGFLFTFIGDGAPGTGKTTLIQMIAGLVNGYCQVAGYPFAYENFGVDQISSYQGKSGQNCRQFINNVLNPRVIGFGTVDDIDQVAARRSDDRASAGQQEITGVLMDAFGGAGTVVRGNCSFGMFSNYPENVDDALRQRAGARWLVDGPQTRDDYIDIFVLLAGKNHKIPLGDHKLYAAQEIQRAVMEAYEEHEKPREDGLMKVYERYMKENGAPKSMADIGTYLHMIKEAEPRFTGRAIKNVTDAIKMRAMDIELPDEWFEKPEVFMHKSYDDKKAMIEELRGPFSMDMVMQEVNRYADSEFRYSDKSDDAAVTKMIRDTRLRDRAVREIEELKKKGLWNA, encoded by the coding sequence ATGGACACCGGCCTGACCACGATTTCGGAAGCGGCAATCGAAAAGCATCGCGCCACGGCGCAGAGCTTCATCACCCGCATCGTCGTGCTGGAGGATCCGTCGCGGGAATCCGGTACCGCACTGGCCGGCACCAACCGCCGCTTCGTCTCGACCGTCTCGGTCGGCTCGGTGCGCCGCACCCGCGAAGTCGACCTTTCCAAGACGGTAGCCGCCGTCCATCCCGACGACCAGTTGCTGAGCATTGCACAGCACATGCTGCTGTTTCGCACCCGGCGCGGGCTGGCGATCGCGCTGGCCATCGCTGATGTCTTCGCCGAAGGCTCAGATCTCGAGAGCCTGAAGGCGAAAAACGCCCGCGCCCCGCTCGAAGGCGACGAGGCCGCCACCTTCAAGAAGCTGCTGTCGGCTTCGGCCTATATTTCGGCCTTCAGCCTCGCCTCGTATTTGTTCCAGCTGATCGACAGCGACGGCGAGGCGCCGAACGATACGCCCGAGCCGGACTTCCTGTTCGACACGCCGCAGGATGCGGTGAAGTCGATCGTGGCCGGCCTCGACAGGGCGATATCAGGGGCGAAGGACGACGCCGACCTGATGACCCGGGCGCGCGCCTTCGCCCGTGTCGCCATCGACGGGCTTTTGGCGCGAAAGGGCCGCTTCGACGGCATCGGTCCGTTCGAGAACGCGCATATCCGCATTGACGTCGACGACTTCACCCTCGACGGCTTCGACGTCGCACCGGGCAAGCGGTCGAAGCCGCTGGTGATGACCTTCAAGAAGCCGGAAGAGGTTGTCGGCAACCACATCGCCAAGTACCAGTCGGTCAAGCTCGCCAAGATGCTGATGGCTTACGATTTCGAGCGCGAGCTGAACCCGTTCGTCGAACTCGGCGGTTTCCTGTTCACTTTCATCGGCGACGGCGCGCCCGGTACCGGCAAGACGACGCTCATCCAGATGATCGCCGGTCTCGTAAACGGTTACTGCCAGGTCGCCGGCTATCCCTTCGCCTACGAGAATTTCGGCGTCGACCAGATCTCCTCCTATCAGGGCAAGTCGGGCCAGAACTGCCGCCAGTTCATCAACAATGTGCTGAACCCGCGCGTCATCGGCTTCGGCACCGTCGACGACATCGACCAGGTGGCGGCACGCCGCTCGGACGATCGCGCCTCGGCCGGCCAGCAGGAAATCACCGGCGTCCTGATGGATGCGTTCGGGGGCGCCGGCACGGTGGTGCGCGGCAACTGCTCCTTCGGCATGTTCTCCAACTATCCCGAAAATGTCGATGATGCGCTGCGCCAGCGCGCTGGCGCCCGCTGGCTGGTCGATGGGCCACAAACGCGCGACGACTACATCGACATCTTCGTGCTGCTCGCGGGGAAAAACCACAAGATCCCGCTCGGCGACCACAAGCTCTACGCCGCCCAGGAAATCCAGCGCGCAGTGATGGAAGCCTATGAAGAGCATGAGAAGCCCAGGGAGGACGGGCTGATGAAGGTCTATGAGCGCTACATGAAGGAGAACGGCGCACCGAAATCGATGGCCGACATCGGCACCTATCTGCACATGATCAAGGAGGCCGAACCGCGCTTCACCGGCCGCGCCATCAAGAACGTCACCGATGCGATCAAGATGCGTGCCATGGACATCGAGCTGCCGGACGAATGGTTCGAAAAGCCGGAAGTCTTCATGCACAAGAGCTACGACGACAAGAAGGCAATGATCGAGGAACTGCGCGGCCCGTTCTCGATGGACATGGTCATGCAGGAGGTCAACCGCTACGCCGACTCGGAGTTCCGCTATTCCGACAAGTCCGACGACGCGGCGGTGACCAAGATGATCCGCGACACCCGCCTGCGCGACCGCGCGGTACGCGAGATCGAGGAATTGAAGAAGAAGGGCCTGTGGAATGCTTGA
- a CDS encoding thymidine kinase, whose protein sequence is MAKLYFHYATMNAGKTTMLLQASYNYRERGMTTMLFVAGHYRKGDTGLISSRIGLETEAEMFRDGDDLFARVAEHHDHTTVHCVFVDEAQFLEEEQAWQLARIADRLNIPVMCYGLRTDFQGKLFSGSRALLAIADDLREVRTICRCGRKATMVVRLGADGKVARQGEQVAIGKDVYVSLCRSHWEEEMGRAAPDDFIGFTKA, encoded by the coding sequence ATGGCCAAGCTGTACTTCCACTACGCGACGATGAATGCCGGCAAGACGACGATGCTGCTGCAGGCCTCGTACAATTACCGCGAGCGTGGCATGACGACGATGCTGTTCGTCGCCGGCCACTACCGCAAGGGCGATACCGGACTGATCTCGTCGCGCATCGGCCTGGAGACGGAGGCCGAGATGTTCCGCGACGGCGACGATCTGTTCGCCCGGGTCGCCGAGCATCACGACCACACGACCGTGCATTGCGTCTTCGTCGACGAAGCGCAGTTCCTCGAGGAGGAGCAGGCGTGGCAGCTCGCCCGCATTGCCGACCGGCTGAACATCCCGGTGATGTGCTACGGCCTGCGCACGGATTTCCAGGGCAAGCTGTTTTCCGGCTCGCGCGCGCTTCTGGCGATAGCAGACGATCTGCGTGAGGTGCGCACCATCTGCCGCTGTGGCCGCAAGGCGACGATGGTTGTGCGCCTCGGCGCGGACGGCAAGGTGGCGAGACAGGGCGAACAGGTGGCGATCGGCAAGGATGTCTATGTCTCGCTCTGCCGCAGCCATTGGGAAGAAGAAATGGGCCGCGCCGCGCCCGACGATTTCATCGGCTTCACCAAAGCCTGA
- a CDS encoding choline ABC transporter substrate-binding protein gives MSRMKLFAAGFGLAAFLSAGGALAAEPESCKPVRFADVGWTDITATTATASVILEALGYEPDVQVLSVPVTYTSLKNKDVDVFLGNWMPTMEADIKPYLEDKSVETVVTNLEGAKYTLAVPQHSYDAGLKDFADIAKFKDKLDNKIYGIEAGNDGNRLILDMIAADKFGLKDFELVESSEAGMLSAVQKAAASGEDVVFLGWEPHPMNANIKMAYLSGGDEVFGPNFGGATVATNVRAGYTTECPNVGALLKNMVFSLKMENEIMGAILNDGADPKAAATEWLKANPDAMTPWLAGVTTFDGGDAAAAVKTALGS, from the coding sequence ATGTCGCGTATGAAACTATTCGCCGCCGGCTTCGGTCTGGCGGCATTTCTTTCCGCGGGCGGCGCACTCGCGGCCGAGCCGGAAAGCTGCAAGCCGGTGCGTTTTGCCGATGTCGGCTGGACCGACATCACCGCCACCACCGCTACCGCCAGCGTCATCCTCGAAGCGCTCGGCTACGAGCCCGACGTGCAGGTCCTGTCGGTTCCGGTCACCTACACCTCGCTGAAGAACAAGGACGTCGACGTCTTCCTCGGCAATTGGATGCCGACCATGGAAGCCGACATAAAGCCCTATCTCGAAGACAAGTCGGTCGAGACGGTTGTGACCAACCTCGAAGGCGCGAAGTATACGCTCGCCGTGCCGCAGCACAGCTATGACGCCGGTCTCAAGGATTTCGCTGATATCGCCAAGTTCAAGGACAAGCTCGACAACAAGATTTACGGCATCGAAGCCGGCAATGACGGCAACCGCCTGATCCTCGACATGATCGCCGCCGACAAGTTCGGTCTGAAGGATTTCGAGCTCGTAGAAAGCTCGGAGGCCGGCATGCTGTCGGCGGTGCAGAAGGCGGCCGCATCGGGCGAAGACGTGGTCTTCCTCGGCTGGGAGCCGCATCCGATGAACGCCAACATCAAGATGGCCTATTTGTCGGGCGGCGACGAGGTGTTCGGCCCGAATTTCGGCGGCGCGACCGTCGCCACCAATGTCCGGGCCGGCTACACCACCGAATGCCCGAACGTCGGCGCGCTGCTCAAGAACATGGTGTTCTCGCTCAAGATGGAAAACGAGATCATGGGTGCGATTCTCAATGACGGCGCCGACCCGAAGGCCGCCGCTACCGAATGGCTCAAGGCCAATCCGGACGCGATGACGCCATGGCTCGCCGGTGTGACGACGTTCGACGGCGGCGACGCCGCGGCCGCCGTGAAAACCGCGCTGGGTTCGTAG
- the choW gene encoding choline ABC transporter permease subunit: protein MDPVSQLISSFKIPIGRWGKTFFDFLTTNFEWFFDSIADGLTVVLDGLVDLLLLVPPVLLVAGIAGLAWYLQKSWKLALAVALGLLFIVNQDLWQETVETLVLVVGAAAASMAIGVPIGIWAAHNERGYRYLQPILDLMQTMPTFVYLIPVLILFGLGIAPGLIVTVIFAAPAPIRLTHLGITSVPKPMIEAGEAFGATKRQLLWKVELPAALPTIMAGLTQCIMLCLSMVVIAALIGANGLGKPVVRALNSVNIPLGLEAGLAIVVLAIILDRISRIGTGAAK, encoded by the coding sequence ATGGATCCGGTTTCGCAACTGATTTCGAGCTTCAAGATCCCGATCGGGCGGTGGGGCAAGACCTTCTTCGACTTTCTGACCACCAATTTCGAGTGGTTTTTCGACAGTATCGCCGACGGGCTCACCGTCGTTCTCGACGGGCTGGTCGACCTTTTGCTGCTCGTCCCGCCGGTTCTCCTGGTTGCCGGCATAGCCGGGCTTGCCTGGTACCTGCAGAAATCTTGGAAGCTGGCGCTTGCCGTCGCGCTCGGCCTCCTGTTCATTGTCAACCAGGATCTCTGGCAGGAAACCGTCGAGACGCTGGTGCTGGTCGTGGGCGCTGCTGCGGCCTCCATGGCCATCGGCGTGCCGATCGGCATCTGGGCGGCGCATAACGAGCGTGGCTACCGCTATCTCCAGCCAATCCTCGACCTGATGCAGACCATGCCGACCTTCGTCTACCTGATCCCGGTGCTCATTCTCTTCGGCCTCGGCATCGCTCCCGGCCTCATCGTCACCGTTATCTTCGCCGCTCCCGCGCCGATCCGCCTGACGCATCTCGGCATCACCTCGGTGCCGAAACCAATGATCGAGGCCGGCGAGGCCTTCGGCGCGACAAAACGCCAGCTCCTGTGGAAAGTAGAGCTGCCGGCGGCGCTGCCGACCATTATGGCGGGGCTGACGCAGTGCATCATGCTCTGCCTCTCCATGGTCGTGATCGCTGCGCTCATCGGCGCCAACGGCCTCGGCAAGCCGGTGGTGCGCGCGCTGAACTCGGTCAACATCCCGCTCGGGCTCGAAGCCGGCCTCGCCATCGTCGTGCTCGCCATCATCCTCGACCGCATCAGCCGCATCGGCACGGGAGCCGCCAAATGA